The Candidatus Minimicrobia sp. QA0096 DNA segment CCTAAAATAATCAGCCCCTTTCGTGGTCCAGGAACAGCGCCCTTAACCCCGATTAGATTGGTCTCTGGATCAACATATGCCACTTCCAAGTTCTTGACAGTAACACGTTCGTGACCCATATGGCCAGCCATCGTCTTACCCTTGAAGACTTTTTGTGGATACATCGAGCCAATTGAACCTGGCTTACGAGTATTACCCTTACCACCGTGCGTCTTACGATGACGCTTAAAGTTGTGGCGTTTAATGGTTCCAGCGAAACCTTTACCTTTGCTGGTTCCGGTTGCATCGACAAAATCGCCGACTTCAAACGCGGAAACATTAATTTCACTGCCAACTTTCAGATCCTCTGGAATCTGGTCGACACGGAATTCCCGAATATGTTTCGGGGTCACTTGGGCTGGCTTAACGTGTCCAGCCACGGCCTTGCTCAGGTTCTTACCCTCTCCAAAAGCTACCTGCACCGCATTGTAACCGTCGGTTTCGACAGTCTTCACCTGAGTCACGGTGACAGGGCCGGCTTGGATCAGCGTTACCGGAATGGCTTTGCCGTCTTCAGCCAAGAGCTGGGTCATACCAAGTTTGGTACCGAGAAGTGTTTTCACTTTTCCTCACTCCCACTTAAATACTCCTGATGACGTGCGGTTTCTGGATTCTGGGAGAACGTTAAATGTAAACATTCGCTCATAACCAGACCTGCTCATTCATCAAGGAGAACAGTTGATATTACGCGTAATAGAAATTACTTCCTCACTATAGCACGTTATGTATATTATTGTCAATAAAAGACAGGCTCTAAATCATCACGCCAACCGGCGTAAACGAAGTCAAAATTGCCATGAAAATTATCGTGACATACCAAATTTTCCGGTTGAATTGGTATTTCTCAATCTTTAATACCAGCAGCAACGCAATAAATAGACCGACGGGAATAGCCTGAACGACCAAGCCGCCCATCTCAACTGGATTTTTTAGACGAAGCCACAGTGCACTTAATATCACAAAAACCACCAATTTCAAGAAAAATGAGCCGTCATTATCATAAATACGTTCGCGACCTTTGCGACTAAACAGCTCGCTAGACTTCGAGCGATTGCGAGCATAAGTACGAGTTTTTTGTTTTGTCATAAGCTGAATGGAATTATAGCACAAAAAATCCGCCCCATTCAAGAGGCGGAAATTTTATATATCGTTAAATTACATACGAATTTCAGCGTCAACGCCAGCTGGCAAATTCAAGTTCTGCAAGCTATCAATCGTCTTTGGTGTAGCGTTTGTAATGTCAATCAGACGCTTGTGGACGCGGCGCTCGTAAGATTCACCACCAGTTTTGTAAACGTGCGGACTCTTTACGACGGTGTAAGTGCTGCGGCGAGTTGGCAAAGGTACTGGACCAGCCACGTTAGCACCCGTGCGAATTGCGGTGTCGATAATTTGTTTTGCTGATTGGTCGATGACTTTGTGGTCATAAGCCTTCAGACGAATACGGATTTTAATTCCTGTATCTTGAGCCATAGCTCCTCCTTGTGTGCGATCTCGTAACCTCTAATTGTCCTATTTATAGTCAATCGAGTTCTCGAGATAAATTATTATTAACTATGCGATTATATCAGCAATTTTCCGCTTTATCAAGATGAGAAATCATTTCCGCAATAATTCCAGCGGATTTATTCAACGATTCTTTTTCTCGCTCGGTAAGTGGATAGCCTGCTAAAATCTTCACGCCGTCGCTACTGATTGTCGATGGCAATCCAAGTACAACATTATTCAAGCCATATTCACCTTCAGCCAAAGAGCAAACAGGATAAACAGTGTGCGTCGATTTTCGGAGCGCCGAAACAATCTTAGACACAACAAACCCAATTGCAAAATACGTTGATTTCTTTGTTTCAATCACCCGATACGCTCGGTCGCGAACCCTCTGCTCAATTCCGTCAATCATTTCCTCTGTAAAGCCAGGATATTCCTTAATCGGCACTTCACCAATTTGCGCCGTTTCAATTGTCGAAAATGATGAATCGCCATGCTCGCCCAGAATATAAGCATCAACCGCTTTACTGTCGACATTGAATGCGTCCGCCAAATACGACTTCAAACGCGAAGTATCAAGCGTCGTGCCCGTCCCAAACACGCGATTTTTCGGCAAACCAGATTCCTTAAGCGCCACGTAAGTCAGAACATCAACCGGATTACTGACAATCACCAAATACGGCTTCGCGCCATTCGCCATAATGTTTTTCACAATATCACGCATAATTTTCGCATTAACGTCAATCAACTCCAACCGAGTCTGACCAGGAAGTTGCGGCGCACCTGCAGTAATCACAACGATATCATCGTCATTGATATCAGAATAATTTCCCGTATGAACCACGACATTCCTGTCAATTCCCATCGCGTCATTAATGTCGGCTGCTTGACCCCAAGCCAAATCCTCACTGCGGTCAATCAACACAATCTCTTCGATGACACTACGCAATGCACACGCATAAGCCGCCGTCGCACCGACCATTCCACCGCCGCCAACAATTAGCAATTTCTGTTTATTCACCAAAATCTCCTTTTTCTGTTTTATATTAGATGTTTTTATTCTGCCATAAACATTACCGCTTTGTCAATTAACTTTACTTTACAGCAAAAAATATGTATAATATTGGCAATTTATTAACTTTTACATATTATCAACGGGAGGATATATGGAAAAAAGAATGTTTGCAGAAAAAGCGCCACGCGTCGATACTGCAAAAGTATATCGAGCACTTGCAATGCTAGCTTTATTACCATCGTGTGTATTGGCTGGATGCGCAGGCGAAAAAGGAGTTGATGCTGGAAGCTCAAGTTCAGCCCCATATGGCGACTCTGAAACTACTACATCTCAGCCAGAAAATAGCAATACCGGGAATCCGTCACAAAATAAAAAAGACGATTCTGCGGGAAAAATAGATATAGAAAAGAACTCAATGTACTATTCGGAGAACGGAACCCGCGAAGGATTTATAGCTAACTGTACAGCAAGAACCTACGACGGATTCCCTGAAAAGGCAAACTGTTCAATGTATATTTGCGATGGAAACGATGTGGTTTTCTTCACATTCGAAGATATCGACTTCACCGAACAAACTCATGGACGAAGAAAACCTGAGATCTCAGACCTAATGAACAAGACAAGAACATTAGCAATGGAGTATGAGTATTATATTCCAACCGAAATCGGAAAGAATATGACTGAATGCCGAGAGAAGAAAAGCAGCGTAGGGCAATTCACTAAGCCTGTATCTTCTTCACGCAGCGAAAATGAGCAATACCTCTGCCTTCCTCAATTTATGACAACAATAGACGGAGAGAAGGTTGCTTTGGAAATCACAAAGACTACATCTGTCAACGAGGAAGACAATAACAATAGCCCATATTATCCTCACTATACGCTTGGTACTTCTAAAGAATGTTTTGACACAAGGTTCACTCATTAGACATACATTATCGCAGTGGTATCAAAAAATCCCCCGAAAGTTCGGGGGATTTAATTAGGCTTGTGTTATCAAGATTATTTGTTAATCTTTGTAACAACACCAGCACCAACTGTACGGCCACCTTCGCGGATAGCAAAGTTCAAACCTTGCTCCATAGCGATTGGTGCAAGCAACTTAACCTTGAAGGTTACAGTGTCGCCTGGCATAACCATTTCTTTGTCAGCTGGCAATTCAACTTCACCAGTAACGTCAGTTGTGCGGAAGTAGAACTGTGGCTTGTAGCCCTTTGAGAATGGAGTGTGGCGACCGCCCTCTTCCTTCTTCAAGATGTAAACTTCAGCTTCAAACTCAGTATGTGGAGTAATTGTGCCTGGCTTTGCCAAAACTTGACCACGCTCAATGTCGCTGCGCTCAATACCGCGTAGCAAGACACCTGCGTTGTCACCTGCTTGACCTTGGTCAAGAGATTTCTTGAAGGCCTCAATACCAGTTACAACTGACTTCTGAGTTGGCTTCAAACCAACGATTTCAACTTCGTCGTTCAATTTAACAACACCCTGCTCGATACGACCAGTTGCTACTGTACCACGACCCTTAATTGAGAAGACGTCCTCAATTGGCATAATGAATGGTTTGTCCATGTCACGTGCTGGCTCTGGAATGTAGCTGTCCATTGCGTCAACCAATTCCATAATAGCGTCTTCGTATTTCTCTTCACCTTCAAGAGCCTTAAGAGCAGAACCCTTGATGATTGGAGCGTCTTTGTCGAAGCCGTTCTTTTCAAGAAGTTCGCGGACTTCTTCTTCGATCAGCTCAACCATTTCTTCGTCAGCCATGTCCATCTTGTTCAAGAAGACAACGATCTTTGGCACACCAACCTGCTTTGCAAGCAAAACGTGCTCACGAGTCTGAGGCATTGGGCCGTCAGTTGCAGCGATAACCAATACCGCACCGTCAACCTGAGCAGCACCGGTGATCATGTTCTTGACGTAGTCAGCGTGTCCTGGCATGTCAACGTGTGCATAGTGACGATTCTTTGATTCATACTCTTGGTGTGAAGACGCGATAGTAATACCACGTTGCTTCTCTTCTGGTGCGTTGTCGATCTGGTCGTACGCAACAGGTTTGTTAACTGCGCTTGGTAGGCGCTTTGCCAACACTGCAGTAATCGCAGCAGTCAGCGTAGTCTTACCGTGGTCAACGTGGCCCATTGTACCAACGTTAACGTGCGGTTTGCTTCGGTCAAATGCATCTGCCATTTGTAGAAGTTCTCCTTAATTTAATTATTATTTTTCACGCGGGTACAGTCCATAAAAAAGACCTCACGGCGTATGAGTTTAATTATAACGATTTTCCAATCAGTTGTAAATAGCTTATTTCTTACTATAATACTTCGCCAAGAACGAATCGCGAAACTCGTAAAAAGTTCCATCCTCCAAGCTGGCTCGAATATCATCAACCAACTTAACGATAAATCGCTCGTTGTGAATTGACAACAACGTTCCAGCCAACGACTCGCGGGCGTGCAAAAGATGACAGAGATAAGCCGCCGTGTAATTTTTGCAAGTATAGCAATCGCAATCGTCCATAATTGGCGCAAACATCTCACGGTATTTTCGACCACGCACATTGACCCGACCAAACGGCGTATACGCGGCGCCGTTCCTAGCTACTCGCGTTGGGCTCACACAGTCAAAGGTGTCAATTCCCTGCTCAATTGCCGCAAAAATATCATCAGGCTCGGAAATTCCCAGTAAATGACGTGGTTTATTTTCAGGCAGAATTTGATTGACCCACTGAATCGTTTGCGCCATAGTTTCCTTTTCCAGTGCGCCACCAATTCCATAGCCATCAAAATCCATTGCGCCCAAAAACTCGGCAGTCTGCTTTCGCAAATCCTCGTAATTCGCGCCTTGCAAAACTCCAAATAAAGCTTGATATGGCTTATCTGGACGAGCCGCCCTTAAGCGCTTAACTTCCGCCAAACTTCTTTCTGCCCAAGCATGCGTCCTGGCTAGCGCCTCAACTTGATATTCGTACGGATCAATCAAAGAGGTCAATTCATCAAACGCAAAAGTAATATCAGCGCCAATTCCAGCCTGAATTTGCATGGACAATTCTGGCGTGAATTTATGATAAGAGCCGTCCAGATGCGACTTAAACATCACACCGTTTTCGTCCACCCAAGCATGACGCGACGATTTTTTAGCAATCGCAATTTCTTCATCGACATCAGTGCTCATCGCCAAAACCTTCTTAAAACCTGAGCCCAGGCTTAGCACCTGAAAGCCGCCGCTATCCGTAAAAGTCGGACCATCCCAGTGCATAAATTTACCAAGATATCCAGCCTTTTCAATCAACTCATACCCCGGCTGCAGATATAAATGATAAGCATTCGCCAGCACCGCCTGCGCGCCAACATCCTTCACCATCTCCGGAATCATCGCCTTAACATTAGCCTTAGTTCCAACCACAATAAACGCCGGCGTTTTAATATCACCGTGTGGCGTGTGAATAATTCCCGTTCGCGCCAACGTGTCGTTAAATCGTGAAGTTATTTCAAAAGAAAAAGGTTTTTCCTGCATAATCTGTTTGATTATATCACGAAATGGTCGACGGATCGTTTCGTGACAAGCTAATCACATCGCTACATCGCACCAAGTAATATTTATTCTCTTCCGCGTTATTAACTATTAGCACAGGCTCGCCGCGACTAAGTGGCAATTCCGACACGCTTAATATTCGGCCGTCAACATCTGGCCTATCGTTAATTTCTGGATTCCAGACCACCAAATTATCCGCACACAGCGCAAATTTTTCAACATATTCATGACTATTCACTTCTTCTAGTAGAACATCATTCCACGAAACCGCATTCAGCAAGTCACCAGGCAAACATCGGTATGCCGAAACTACACATTCGCCCTTAAACTCCCGCACTCTGCTAATATCCTGGATTACATTACGAGCGGCGCATTCATACTGGCTCAATACATCAAGCTGCTCATCAAGGGGCAATTTATAGAAACACTCACCATCAACTACCTCACTTGCAAAATTTGCAATTTTATGAAGTTCATTTACCGCCATTTTAAGCTCTTCAGCTTCACCATCAAATCCCTCCAAACGAATAATCTTATCTCTGTCGGGTATCACATAAACCTTCTTCGGAAAGTCTTCAGACTCACCATCTATCGTCACTTCAAGCGTCGCGTAAAATTTATCATGATAGCTAACGAAACACATCCCATCAATACACGCCCCAGAAACGTCCATAAATTCATACTGTAATTCATTATTTTTCGTAGCGTAAGGAGCCAACGCAAAACCGGTAAATCCAACAGTGCTAATGCCATAAAGTTTTGTCGCAGAAAACTCAGACAACTGATCATTTAGTATTTGGGTATACTCTCTTGACACTTCATCAAACTCCGACTTGTCAACATAAGAAAGATCCGTCGCTAGCTGCCAAGCGGTCTCCTGAAAATCGTCATTAAAAACCGTTTCAAATAAATCAATAGAGACCCCGATCTCCTCTTTATCAATTGGCGCCATATCAAGCACATCTTTCATATCTACACAAAAAGTCGCAAATCGATTTTTAATATCAAACATTTCCAGCACAGGGCGATCGTCGCGCCACGTAAAACTCGGTAGCCATCCAGATAAAACCGCGGGATTAGCGTCTTCTACATTATTTTCCCTGCCGTCAATTTTAATCTTATACGCCTGGCATTTCACTTGAATTCCGCCATCATACGGAATCTCATTCAAAACGTCATTTATCTCATCTATCAAAAGCTGCCTTGACTCCGCATCTTGAATGTCGCCAACACCAGCAACTTCTTCAATTTTGTCAGCATAGTGGCGCAATTTACGCACACACCGAGGAACGCCGCTATCATCCGGCAGCAACTCTATTGATACAATCGCCTGCTTATCAAGCGGAAAATAATAGTCCTTCTGCGAAGTTCGCACACACAAAGCAGCCATCTCTTTGGTGTAAGTCGCAAACGGCGCTGAAATCTCAGAGTCAATTTCCATAGGAGATATCAAATCCGCCACACCTTCAACTGACTGCAGACGATACGAATCATCCTCTTCGGATTGACTATATCCAACAACTCTAACCTTCTCGCCCTCAATATCGCCAGCGTGCGCAGCTTGTTCTATCTCAGCAATTGCAATCTCGTCGTTTTCTCCGCCGAGCAATAAATTCGCACCAGCAATTCGCCTCCAGTCCTCATCAGAGAACAGTTCGGGAGAATTAGACTCCGTATTAGGATTTGAACGCTCCATATTGCTATATATTATACAACTTTAATCGATATTTACAAGCATAGCCCCTTCCGTATGCTGTATACTAGAAACATGAGCAATAAAACCCTCGTTGATTTGGACCAGTGGCTAGCCCCGCACAAATCCACAATTCAGGCGCGTGAGAAGTATATTTCTTCGAAGCTGAAAACGGTTTTAAACGGCAAGACGCCAGCCGAATTCGCGATAGGTTTTTTACATTTCGGACTTCATAAAACAGATGCAGGATGGGCTTTTAGAGAATGGGCGCCGAATGCCACTCGGATATTCTTAGTTGGCGATTTTTCAGATTGGAAAGAACGCGAAGAATTCGCCTTAGATCGCGGCGAGAATAGCGAATGGAGCATAAACCTTCCTGAAAATTCACTTCGCCACGGACAGAAATATAAATTGCGCGTCTATTGGACTAACGGCAACGGCTGGCGACTGCCCTCGTATGCGAATTACGTCGTTCAGGACGAAAATTCTGTCGATTTTTCCGCGGTCGTGTGGTCGCCAAAAACTCCTTATGATTGGCAATATAAAACCCCACCCAAGCCAAAAGTTCCACTAATTTACGAAGCGCACGCCGGCATGAGTAGTCAGGAAGAAAAAGTTGCCAGTTTCAGTGAATTTACCACGGAGGTTTTACCGCGAATTAAAGAATCTGGCTATAACACCATTCAGCTAATGGCAATCGCCGAGCATCCATATTACGGCAGTTTCGGTTATCATGTCAGCAACTTTTTCGCGGTTTCGTCAAGATTTGGCACGCCCGACGATTTTAAGAAATTGGTCGACACGGCGCACGGAATGGGACTGCGCATCATCATTGACCTTGTTCACGCTCACGCCGCCAAAAACGAAGTCGAAGGTCTGAGCAATTTTGCCGGCGATCCGACACAATATTTCAAGCCAACAAATCATCCAGAATGGGATTCGCGATTATTCGATTACGGTAAGCCAGAAGTTTTGCATTTTTTGGCAAGCAATTGTCGCTGGTGGCTGGACGAATATCACATTGACGGATTTAGGTTTGATGGCATAACTAGTATGATTTACCACGATCACGGACTCGGAAAAAGTTTCACTAGTTATGACGATTATTTCCGCGATAATGTCGACAAAGACGCGCTCGCTTATTTAAGATTGGCAAATGAAACCATTCACGCCGTTCGCCCCGACGCCACGACCATTGCAGAAGAAATGAGTGGCTTTCCTGGACTTGGCGCATCAACAAAAGACGGCGGGCTGGGATTTGATTATCGCTTGCAAATGGGCGCGCCAGATTTATGGATAAAAACTCTGAAAGAGAAAAATGATGAAGATTGGGATTTGGGGCAATTGGCTTACACTTTGAGTTCGTATCGGCCAGAGGAAAAAGTCATTAATTACGCCGAAAGCCATGACCAAGCGCTCGTCGGTGATAAAACGCTGATTTTCCGATTGATTGATAAAAATATGTATTGGCATATGGATAAAATTGATCCAGATTTAACAGTTGAGCGTGGCGTGGCGCTGCATAAACTAATTCGTCTAATGACAGCTGGGCTGCATGGCGGCGGTTATTTGAATTTTATGGGCAATGAATTCGGGCATCCGGAATGGATTGATTTTCCGCGTGAAGGTAATAATTGGTCGTTTAAGCACGCTCGACGGCAATGGAATTTGCGCGACAATGGCTTCTTAAAATATCAATGGTTGGGAGATTTTGACGCGGCGCTGATGAAGATTATTAGGCAAATTGATAATCCTAATGTTCACCATTTGACAGTTCGCCAATCTGATCATATGGTCAGTTTTATGCATGGCGACTTTTTATTTGTTATCAATTTTTCGCCCGACAAATCCCACTCAGATTACGCAGTACCCGCAGAAGCTGGCTCTTATAAATTGGCATTAAGTAGCGATGACAAGAACTTCGGCGGGCAGGAGCGAATAGACCATAATTCCCGATTTTTCACTTCCCCGGCTGATAATAGCCACGACCTTAAAGTTTACTTGCCAGCCAGAACGGGCATTATTCTACAGAAAGTTGACTAATCTCCTCCTAGTATTGACTTTTTTACGCAAGTGTTGTATAAATGAATACAGACTTTCGTTGACAATCCCGTCAACGAAAGTAGTCCTTAGTGAAAGGGTCAATGATGAAACTCAAGCTGACTGCGGCAGTCCTGGCGCTGATCGGGATGACAAGCCTCCTCATGGGAGGCTCATATCTGACTGTCGTCGTGGCTGTCATCTGTACAGCCACAGCACTGCCCCTATCTCTGCACCTAACATTTAGGTGGTTTGTAGAGGATCCGCACGACGGTCTACTGTGGTTCTGGTCGGTCGTGTGGGCCACTATATCAGTGATGGCGGCAGCTAGCATGCTCCAATACATTGGAGTCGTAGACGTACCGCTTAGTGCGGCCATTGACAACGCACAGAAGATAGGGGAAGTGAGACAGTATGTCTCATATGCAAACATTGTCTCCATTCTTCTCGCGGTCATCATCCCACAGTCGCCCAAGTGCGACAACAATGACGAGGACTAACCGCCCGTCAAGAAATAGTTCGCCTTGAGACTTTTAGTCTCGGCTGGAGCTTTCTTGGCGGGCTATTTCTTTTGGTTTGTGGAATCATTTCGTATATCCTATTGACTTTTTGATGTAGATGTTGTAAAATGAATACAGTCTTTGTTGACAACCCCGTCAACAAAGGTAGTTCTTGTGGAAGGAAAGCCATGAACAGCAACAACACGAGTCTCGGCATCAGCCTGAGGACTATGGTCTTTACCATCAGTGCGTGCGCAGTCTTCGTGCTCACACTAGGCACGACTATCGGGGCAATTATCTGCTCCACAGCTCTCCTGGTGGCGGCGCAAGCTCTTACTATCCCCCTCGGCTGGGTCTACTTTAGTTCTACTGGTAAAATCCCAACAGTAGCGCTGAAGGTGACTGCAATACTTGGTACGGTAGTATATGTCGCGCTATTAGCCTCAAATATCGACACCCTAATCACTGACTGGGGTGACCTAACGACGGCGTTTAACGTCGTCATTGATGGAGAGGGGTGGGCCGGCGCGCTGGCGTTCACGCTGTTTATGTGTACGTTGCCAGTGGTGACTGCGGTCATCGCGCCAGTGCCGCCCGAGCGCGATGATTACTGTAACGACGACGAGGACTAACCACGCCCGTCAAGAGAAATAGTTCGCCTTGAGACTTTTAGTCTCGGCTGAGCTCTCTTGGCGGGCTATTTCTATTGGCATAAAATTTGTTACACTAGATATTGTGAAGAAAAAAGTACCAAAATTCATTGAGCAATCATTAGCCCGAGTTGCTAATCTTTACAGCTTTGAGCCGGAGCATCACCTGGAGAAAATTGACGAAAGTTTGACGCCGAATATGCGAGCTTTGCGCCTGGCTATGGCGATTGCCGAGCAACTCCTGAGTATGGGCGTGGTGGCGCGCGATGTGGTTCGTATGGCGCAAGGAATTACGCGGACATATTGCCGCAGACCCGTTCACGTGGACGTAAGTTACACTTTGGTGACAATTTCTCAAGACCGCGGAGTCAGCCATGAGCCTTTGACAATGGCGCGAGTTATCGTTCCTGACGATCCTAATTATCAATTGATTCAAGCATTGCAATTATTAGCCCTCGACATTCGCCGCAAGCAACTTTCCCTGGAAGAAGCCGAAGAGCGATTGCAACAAATACTCAAAAAACCCACCGAACATTCCCGGCTAGTCGTTTACGCGGCGGGCGGATTGGTGAGCGCGGGTTCTGTTATTTTGTACGGCGGAAGTTTGCTCATGGCATCAATCGCGTTTCTGCTCGGATTCTCAGCGACTGGATTATTAAGATGGCTGGGACGTATTGGCGCGCCGTTGTTTTATTCGCAAGCCCTCGTGGCGATTTTCGTAACATTGGTGGCGGCGGGCGCAGCTTGGTGTAGCAATTATCTGGGACTAAGCGTCAACGCAACATTGTTGGTTATCAGCGGAATTGTCTTATTAGTCGCGGGACTAATGTTTGTCGGCGCATTTCAGGACGCAATCGACGAATATTACATGACTGCCAACGCCAGATTGTTAAAAGTCGTAATGGCGACGGGCGGCGTAATTGCTGGCGTGATGGTCGGATTATACATTGCGACAAAATTTGGCGTAACATTCCCTGCGACACCGGATCGATTGACATTAGCAGACAAGCACACTCAGTATTTGGGGGCTGGAATTATCGCGGCGGCGTTTGTCCTGAGGAATCATTCTCGATTCTTTGGCATGATTATTTCAGCATTAATTGCTATATTCGGCTGGTGGATTTCAAGATTAGCCATGAGTTTTGGTTTTGATATCGTGACCGCAAGTGGTATCGCGGCGGCGGTAATTGGACTAGTCGCAGTCATGACTTCCAGGTTATGGAAATTCCCTTCCCTGGCGATTATTGCGGCGGGAATCGTGCCATTAGTTCCAGGATTGT contains these protein-coding regions:
- a CDS encoding alpha-amylase family glycosyl hydrolase, translating into MSNKTLVDLDQWLAPHKSTIQAREKYISSKLKTVLNGKTPAEFAIGFLHFGLHKTDAGWAFREWAPNATRIFLVGDFSDWKEREEFALDRGENSEWSINLPENSLRHGQKYKLRVYWTNGNGWRLPSYANYVVQDENSVDFSAVVWSPKTPYDWQYKTPPKPKVPLIYEAHAGMSSQEEKVASFSEFTTEVLPRIKESGYNTIQLMAIAEHPYYGSFGYHVSNFFAVSSRFGTPDDFKKLVDTAHGMGLRIIIDLVHAHAAKNEVEGLSNFAGDPTQYFKPTNHPEWDSRLFDYGKPEVLHFLASNCRWWLDEYHIDGFRFDGITSMIYHDHGLGKSFTSYDDYFRDNVDKDALAYLRLANETIHAVRPDATTIAEEMSGFPGLGASTKDGGLGFDYRLQMGAPDLWIKTLKEKNDEDWDLGQLAYTLSSYRPEEKVINYAESHDQALVGDKTLIFRLIDKNMYWHMDKIDPDLTVERGVALHKLIRLMTAGLHGGGYLNFMGNEFGHPEWIDFPREGNNWSFKHARRQWNLRDNGFLKYQWLGDFDAALMKIIRQIDNPNVHHLTVRQSDHMVSFMHGDFLFVINFSPDKSHSDYAVPAEAGSYKLALSSDDKNFGGQERIDHNSRFFTSPADNSHDLKVYLPARTGIILQKVD
- the rpsJ gene encoding 30S ribosomal protein S10 produces the protein MAQDTGIKIRIRLKAYDHKVIDQSAKQIIDTAIRTGANVAGPVPLPTRRSTYTVVKSPHVYKTGGESYERRVHKRLIDITNATPKTIDSLQNLNLPAGVDAEIRM
- a CDS encoding threonine/serine ThrE exporter family protein, which gives rise to MKKKVPKFIEQSLARVANLYSFEPEHHLEKIDESLTPNMRALRLAMAIAEQLLSMGVVARDVVRMAQGITRTYCRRPVHVDVSYTLVTISQDRGVSHEPLTMARVIVPDDPNYQLIQALQLLALDIRRKQLSLEEAEERLQQILKKPTEHSRLVVYAAGGLVSAGSVILYGGSLLMASIAFLLGFSATGLLRWLGRIGAPLFYSQALVAIFVTLVAAGAAWCSNYLGLSVNATLLVISGIVLLVAGLMFVGAFQDAIDEYYMTANARLLKVVMATGGVIAGVMVGLYIATKFGVTFPATPDRLTLADKHTQYLGAGIIAAAFVLRNHSRFFGMIISALIAIFGWWISRLAMSFGFDIVTASGIAAAVIGLVAVMTSRLWKFPSLAIIAAGIVPLVPGLSLYNGLMGVVLYPPNSVNFLPALAILARAILIGVAVAIGASFGNIVGRPIRRQFINLFRRNTQIS
- the tgt gene encoding tRNA guanosine(34) transglycosylase Tgt produces the protein MQEKPFSFEITSRFNDTLARTGIIHTPHGDIKTPAFIVVGTKANVKAMIPEMVKDVGAQAVLANAYHLYLQPGYELIEKAGYLGKFMHWDGPTFTDSGGFQVLSLGSGFKKVLAMSTDVDEEIAIAKKSSRHAWVDENGVMFKSHLDGSYHKFTPELSMQIQAGIGADITFAFDELTSLIDPYEYQVEALARTHAWAERSLAEVKRLRAARPDKPYQALFGVLQGANYEDLRKQTAEFLGAMDFDGYGIGGALEKETMAQTIQWVNQILPENKPRHLLGISEPDDIFAAIEQGIDTFDCVSPTRVARNGAAYTPFGRVNVRGRKYREMFAPIMDDCDCYTCKNYTAAYLCHLLHARESLAGTLLSIHNERFIVKLVDDIRASLEDGTFYEFRDSFLAKYYSKK
- a CDS encoding L-lactate dehydrogenase, whose protein sequence is MNKQKLLIVGGGGMVGATAAYACALRSVIEEIVLIDRSEDLAWGQAADINDAMGIDRNVVVHTGNYSDINDDDIVVITAGAPQLPGQTRLELIDVNAKIMRDIVKNIMANGAKPYLVIVSNPVDVLTYVALKESGLPKNRVFGTGTTLDTSRLKSYLADAFNVDSKAVDAYILGEHGDSSFSTIETAQIGEVPIKEYPGFTEEMIDGIEQRVRDRAYRVIETKKSTYFAIGFVVSKIVSALRKSTHTVYPVCSLAEGEYGLNNVVLGLPSTISSDGVKILAGYPLTEREKESLNKSAGIIAEMISHLDKAENC
- the rplC gene encoding 50S ribosomal protein L3, producing the protein MKTLLGTKLGMTQLLAEDGKAIPVTLIQAGPVTVTQVKTVETDGYNAVQVAFGEGKNLSKAVAGHVKPAQVTPKHIREFRVDQIPEDLKVGSEINVSAFEVGDFVDATGTSKGKGFAGTIKRHNFKRHRKTHGGKGNTRKPGSIGSMYPQKVFKGKTMAGHMGHERVTVKNLEVAYVDPETNLIGVKGAVPGPRKGLIILGGNK
- the tuf gene encoding elongation factor Tu; the protein is MADAFDRSKPHVNVGTMGHVDHGKTTLTAAITAVLAKRLPSAVNKPVAYDQIDNAPEEKQRGITIASSHQEYESKNRHYAHVDMPGHADYVKNMITGAAQVDGAVLVIAATDGPMPQTREHVLLAKQVGVPKIVVFLNKMDMADEEMVELIEEEVRELLEKNGFDKDAPIIKGSALKALEGEEKYEDAIMELVDAMDSYIPEPARDMDKPFIMPIEDVFSIKGRGTVATGRIEQGVVKLNDEVEIVGLKPTQKSVVTGIEAFKKSLDQGQAGDNAGVLLRGIERSDIERGQVLAKPGTITPHTEFEAEVYILKKEEGGRHTPFSKGYKPQFYFRTTDVTGEVELPADKEMVMPGDTVTFKVKLLAPIAMEQGLNFAIREGGRTVGAGVVTKINK